Proteins co-encoded in one Cinclus cinclus chromosome 17, bCinCin1.1, whole genome shotgun sequence genomic window:
- the PIK3IP1 gene encoding phosphoinositide-3-kinase-interacting protein 1, with amino-acid sequence MLRAVLLLGSLLLGAARGAEECLRGNGASYRGSRQVASGGAPCLNWLTVRSGPGTALPAAVDEDHNSCRNPDGDAAPWCYVQGATGIPERRSCDIAHCPDTTATTAPVPTAEVGASQEDEQVFEPADTLPSRSEAAAVQPIIGISQRVQMNSKEKKDLGTLGYVLGLTMMVIIIAIGAGIVLGYVYKRGKDLKEKHEQKVYEREMQRITLPLSAFSNPACELVDENTIVVHTTQTPVEDTRDGGGPLMGQAGTPGA; translated from the exons ATGCTGCgcgctgtgctgctgctgggctcgCTGCTGCTGGGGGCCGCCCGCGGCGCCGAGG AGTGCCTCCGCGGCAACGGCGCGTCCTACCGCGGCAGCCGGCAAGTGGCCTCCGGCGGCGCCCCGTGCCTCAACTGGCTGACGGTGCGGAGCGGCCCCGGCACCGCGCTCCCGGCAG CAGTCGATGAGGACCACAACAGCTGCAGGAACCCGGACGGCGACGCCGCGCCCTGGTGCTACGTCCAAGGCGCTACCGGGATCCCCGAGCGGCGATCCTGCGACATCGCCCACTGCCCAG ATACTACAGCTACCACAGCCCCAGTCCCTACAGCAGAAGTTGGTGCTTCCCAGGAGGATGAGCAGGTGTTTGAACCAGCTGATACCTTGCCCTCCCGGAGCGAGGCAGCCGCAGTGCAGCCCATCATTGGGATCAGTCAGAGAGTACAGATGAACTCCAAAGAAAAGAAGGACTTGGGGACACTAG gTTATGTGCTAGGGCTGACCATGATGGTGATAATCATTGCCATCGGGGCTGGAATTGTCCTGGGATACGTCTATAAGAG GGGGAAAGACCTGAAGGAGAAGCACGAACAGAAGGTTTATGAGCGTGAAATGCAGCGTATCACGCTGCCCCTGTCAGCGTTCAGCAACCCCGCGTGCGAGCTGGTGGATGAGAACACCATTGTGGTGCACACCACCCAGACACCCGTGGAGGACACGCGGGACGGCGGCGGCCCCCTCATGGGGCAGGCGGGGACTCCTGgtgcctga
- the PATZ1 gene encoding POZ-, AT hook-, and zinc finger-containing protein 1 isoform X2 — translation MERVSEAAACGPSSGCYTYQVSRHSADVLHSLNQQRKNGGRFCDVLLRVGDESFPAHRAVLAACSEYFESVFSAQLGDGAGGGGGGGDAEGSAAEAAAGGAAAAAGGAPGGGRELEMHTISSKVFGDILDFAYTSRIVVRLESFPELMTAAKFLLMRSVIDICQEVIKQSNVQLLVPPARPDIMLFRPGAADLGFPLDMTNGATLAPNGNGIAGMPEDEATRAALSAAQSSLPVLQGVDRLPMVAGPLSPPLLATPFQNVAASAPTLSTKRGRGRPRKANLLDSMMFGTPGGLREAGILPCGLCGKVFTDANRLRQHEAQHGVTSLQLGYIDIPPPRLGENGVPGQDDPDAPRKRSRTRKQVACEICGKIFRDVYHLNRHKLSHSGEKPYSCPVCGLRFKRKDRMSYHVRSHDGSVGKPYICQSCGKGFSRPDHLNGHIKQVHTSERPHKCQTCNASFATRDRLRSHLACHEDKVPCQVCGKYLRAAYMADHLKKHSEGPSNFCTICNRGFSSASYLKVHVKTHHGVPLPQVSRHQESIPNGGAAFHCVRTYGIKEGQKCSHSDPIESSDSYGDLSDTSDLKTPEKQSTNGSFSCDLAVSKNKMETEGEKKYPCPECGSFFRSKSYLNKHIQKVHVRALGGPLGDLGPALGSPFSPQQNMSLLESFGFQIVQSAFASSLVDPEVDQQPMGPEGK, via the exons CGAGTCGGTGTTCAGCGCGCAGCTCGGCGACGGGgcaggcggcggcggtggcggcggcgaCGCGGAGGGGAGCGCGGCCGAGGCGGCggccggcggggccgcggcggcggccggcGGCGCCCCCGGGGGCGGGCGGGAGCTGGAGATGCACACCATCAGCTCCAAGGTTTTCGGTGACATCCTGGACTTCGCCTACACGTCGCGCATCGTGGTGCGGCTGGAGAGCTTCCCGGAGCTCATGACGGCCGCCAAGTTCCTGCTGATGCGCTCTGTGATCGACATCTGCCAGGAGGTCATCAAGCAGTCCAACGTGCAGCTCCTCGTGCCCCCTGCGCGCCCTGACATTATGCTGTTCCGTCCGGGGGCCGCTGACCTCGGCTTCCCTCTTGACATGACCAACGGTGCCACTTTGGCGCCCAATGGCAATGGCATCGCTGGCATGCCTGAAGACGAGGCCACGCGGGCTGCGCTCAGCGCTGCGCAGTCCTCCCTACCTGTCCTGCAGGGTGTGGACCGCCTGCCCATGGTGGCAGGACCTCTGTCCCCGCCGCTGCTGGCCACACCCTTCCAGAATGTTGCTGCTAGTGCCCCCACCTTAAGCACCAAGAGGGGCAGAGGGCGTCCCCGTAAAGCCAATCTCTTGGACTCCATGATGTTTGGTACCCCCGGGGGCCTGCGAGAGGCTGGTATCCTGCCTTGTGGTCTCTGTGGGAAAGTGTTCACGGATGCTAATCGTCTTCGGCAGCACGAGGCTCAACATGGGGTGACAAGCTTACAGCTGGGATACATAGACATCCCACCCCCACGACTGGGTGAAAATGGTGTCCCTGGTCAGGATGACCCCGATGCACCTCGAAAAAGAAGCAGGACGAGGAAACAGGTGGCCTGTGAGATCTGTGGCAAGATTTTTCGGGATGTGTACCACCTGAATCGACACAAGCTGTCACACTCTGGCGAAAAGCCTTACTCTTGTCCGGTGTGTGGCTTGCGGTTCAAGCGAAAAGACAGGATGTCCTATCATGTTCGATCGCATGATGGCTCTGTGGGAAAGCCCTACATCTGCCAGAGCTgtggaaaaggcttttccaG GCCAGACCACTTGAATGGACACATCAAACAGGTGCATACCTCAGAGAGACCTCACAAGTGTCAG ACTTGTAACGCTTCCTTTGCCACTCGTGACCGGCTGCGCTCACACCTGGCATGTCATGAAGACAAAGTTCCATGTCAGGTGTGTGGGAAGTACTTGAGAGCAGCATATATGGCAGATCACTTGAAGAAGCATAGTGAAGGTCCAAGCAATTTCTGCACTATCTGTAACCGAG gtttctcctctgcctcctaCTTAAAGGTCCATGTTAAAACCCACCACGGTGTTCCCCTTCCCCAGGTCTCCAGGCACCAGGAGTCCATCCCGAATGGGGGAGCAGCGTTCCACTGCGTCAGGACCTATGGCATCAAAG AAGGCCAGAAGTGTTCACATTCGGACCCGATTGAGAGTTCTGATTCATATGGAGACCTCTCTGACACCAGTGACCTCAAGACTCCTGAGAAACAGAGCACCAATGGGTCCTTCTCGTGTGACCTGGCAGTCAGCAAAAACAAAATGGAGACGGAAGGAGAGAAGAAGTACCCGTGCCCTGAATGTGGCAGCTTTTTCAGATCAAAGTCTTATCTGAACAAACACATACAGAAAGTTCACGTCAGGGCCCTTGGTGGCCCACTGGGGGACCTGGGTCCTGCTCTAGGATCCCCCTTCTCACCCCAACAGAACATGTCTCTTCTGGAGTCGTTTGGGTTTCAGATCGTCCAGTCAGCATTTGCATCATCCCTAGTGGATCCAGAGGTCGACCAGCAACCAATGGGGCCAGAGGGGAAATGA
- the PATZ1 gene encoding POZ-, AT hook-, and zinc finger-containing protein 1 isoform X1, with amino-acid sequence MERVSEAAACGPSSGCYTYQVSRHSADVLHSLNQQRKNGGRFCDVLLRVGDESFPAHRAVLAACSEYFESVFSAQLGDGAGGGGGGGDAEGSAAEAAAGGAAAAAGGAPGGGRELEMHTISSKVFGDILDFAYTSRIVVRLESFPELMTAAKFLLMRSVIDICQEVIKQSNVQLLVPPARPDIMLFRPGAADLGFPLDMTNGATLAPNGNGIAGMPEDEATRAALSAAQSSLPVLQGVDRLPMVAGPLSPPLLATPFQNVAASAPTLSTKRGRGRPRKANLLDSMMFGTPGGLREAGILPCGLCGKVFTDANRLRQHEAQHGVTSLQLGYIDIPPPRLGENGVPGQDDPDAPRKRSRTRKQVACEICGKIFRDVYHLNRHKLSHSGEKPYSCPVCGLRFKRKDRMSYHVRSHDGSVGKPYICQSCGKGFSRPDHLNGHIKQVHTSERPHKCQQENGSHHGISSETSTSIEKLKLQETCNASFATRDRLRSHLACHEDKVPCQVCGKYLRAAYMADHLKKHSEGPSNFCTICNRGFSSASYLKVHVKTHHGVPLPQVSRHQESIPNGGAAFHCVRTYGIKEGQKCSHSDPIESSDSYGDLSDTSDLKTPEKQSTNGSFSCDLAVSKNKMETEGEKKYPCPECGSFFRSKSYLNKHIQKVHVRALGGPLGDLGPALGSPFSPQQNMSLLESFGFQIVQSAFASSLVDPEVDQQPMGPEGK; translated from the exons CGAGTCGGTGTTCAGCGCGCAGCTCGGCGACGGGgcaggcggcggcggtggcggcggcgaCGCGGAGGGGAGCGCGGCCGAGGCGGCggccggcggggccgcggcggcggccggcGGCGCCCCCGGGGGCGGGCGGGAGCTGGAGATGCACACCATCAGCTCCAAGGTTTTCGGTGACATCCTGGACTTCGCCTACACGTCGCGCATCGTGGTGCGGCTGGAGAGCTTCCCGGAGCTCATGACGGCCGCCAAGTTCCTGCTGATGCGCTCTGTGATCGACATCTGCCAGGAGGTCATCAAGCAGTCCAACGTGCAGCTCCTCGTGCCCCCTGCGCGCCCTGACATTATGCTGTTCCGTCCGGGGGCCGCTGACCTCGGCTTCCCTCTTGACATGACCAACGGTGCCACTTTGGCGCCCAATGGCAATGGCATCGCTGGCATGCCTGAAGACGAGGCCACGCGGGCTGCGCTCAGCGCTGCGCAGTCCTCCCTACCTGTCCTGCAGGGTGTGGACCGCCTGCCCATGGTGGCAGGACCTCTGTCCCCGCCGCTGCTGGCCACACCCTTCCAGAATGTTGCTGCTAGTGCCCCCACCTTAAGCACCAAGAGGGGCAGAGGGCGTCCCCGTAAAGCCAATCTCTTGGACTCCATGATGTTTGGTACCCCCGGGGGCCTGCGAGAGGCTGGTATCCTGCCTTGTGGTCTCTGTGGGAAAGTGTTCACGGATGCTAATCGTCTTCGGCAGCACGAGGCTCAACATGGGGTGACAAGCTTACAGCTGGGATACATAGACATCCCACCCCCACGACTGGGTGAAAATGGTGTCCCTGGTCAGGATGACCCCGATGCACCTCGAAAAAGAAGCAGGACGAGGAAACAGGTGGCCTGTGAGATCTGTGGCAAGATTTTTCGGGATGTGTACCACCTGAATCGACACAAGCTGTCACACTCTGGCGAAAAGCCTTACTCTTGTCCGGTGTGTGGCTTGCGGTTCAAGCGAAAAGACAGGATGTCCTATCATGTTCGATCGCATGATGGCTCTGTGGGAAAGCCCTACATCTGCCAGAGCTgtggaaaaggcttttccaG GCCAGACCACTTGAATGGACACATCAAACAGGTGCATACCTCAGAGAGACCTCACAAGTGTCAG CAGGAAAATGGCAGCCACCATGGAATAAGCTCAGAGACATCCACATCCATAGAAAAGTTGAAACTTCAAGAG ACTTGTAACGCTTCCTTTGCCACTCGTGACCGGCTGCGCTCACACCTGGCATGTCATGAAGACAAAGTTCCATGTCAGGTGTGTGGGAAGTACTTGAGAGCAGCATATATGGCAGATCACTTGAAGAAGCATAGTGAAGGTCCAAGCAATTTCTGCACTATCTGTAACCGAG gtttctcctctgcctcctaCTTAAAGGTCCATGTTAAAACCCACCACGGTGTTCCCCTTCCCCAGGTCTCCAGGCACCAGGAGTCCATCCCGAATGGGGGAGCAGCGTTCCACTGCGTCAGGACCTATGGCATCAAAG AAGGCCAGAAGTGTTCACATTCGGACCCGATTGAGAGTTCTGATTCATATGGAGACCTCTCTGACACCAGTGACCTCAAGACTCCTGAGAAACAGAGCACCAATGGGTCCTTCTCGTGTGACCTGGCAGTCAGCAAAAACAAAATGGAGACGGAAGGAGAGAAGAAGTACCCGTGCCCTGAATGTGGCAGCTTTTTCAGATCAAAGTCTTATCTGAACAAACACATACAGAAAGTTCACGTCAGGGCCCTTGGTGGCCCACTGGGGGACCTGGGTCCTGCTCTAGGATCCCCCTTCTCACCCCAACAGAACATGTCTCTTCTGGAGTCGTTTGGGTTTCAGATCGTCCAGTCAGCATTTGCATCATCCCTAGTGGATCCAGAGGTCGACCAGCAACCAATGGGGCCAGAGGGGAAATGA